CCGTCACGGCTGGGCGTGGCCGGCCGCTACATCCTGACGCCCGGCGTCTTCCACGAGATCGCCAGCCAGCCGCGCGGCGTAGGCGGCGAGATCCAGCTGACCGACGGCATCGCCGGGTTGCTGCGCCGCGAGAAGGTGTTTGCCTACCGGTACGAGGGAAAGCGCTACGACTGCGGCAGCAAGGAAGGGTTCCTCGAGGCCAACGTCGAGCTGGCGCTGCAGCACCCGCAGCTCGGCAAGGGCTTCCGCGACTTCCTGAAGAACCTCGAGATCTGACGCGCCCGGCGCGGCTCAGCGGCGCCGCAGGAAGTGGATGAACTCGTCCTTGCTGCTGCTCTGCTCGAGCAGCTCGTTGCCCGTCTGGCGTGCGAAGGCCTGGAAGTCGCGCATCGATCCCGGGTCGGTGGCCACGACCTTCAGCACCTGTCCGCTGGCCATCTCGGCCAGCGCCTTCTTGGCCTTGAGGATCGGCAGCGGGCAGTTCAGCCCGCGGGTGTCGATTTCCTTGTGCGCGTCCATCGGAAGTGTCCTCATGCGCTTCAGGCCGCCGGGCGCGGCGGCAGTTCGAAGAATTGCGGCGAGTGGCCGCGCGACCTGAGCCAGTCGGCCAGCGCGTAGCCCGTGCCCGCGGGCCAGCAGCGCACTGCATCGGGGGCGTACAGCTTGTATTCGGCCAGCTCGGGAGACAGCCGGATCTCGCCGCGCGCCAGCGCGTGGTAGGCAATGATCACCTGGTTCATGCGCTGGAAGTCGTAGACGCCGATCAGCTTCAGCGCCTCGACCTGCAACGAGGTCTCCTCCGCCACCTCGCGCGCGATGCCGCCCTCTGGCGTTTCACCCGCTTCCATGAAGCCGGTGATCAGGCCGAACATGCGGCCGGTCCAGGCGGCATTGCGCGCCAGCAGCAGCTGGCCGTCGCGGTCCGCCAGCTCGATGACCGCCGCGAGCACCGGCGTCGGGTTGTTCCAGTGCGTCCAGCCGCAGGCCGCGCAGCGCAGTCGCGCCTTCGGGCCGCCGTCTTCCTGCGCCGACAGCATCTGCAGCGCGGTGGCGCACTGCGGACAGAACTTGTAGGCCCCGCCGCTCATGCCGGGAAGACGCCGGTGGACAGGTAGCGGTCGCCGCGGTCGCAGACGACGAAGACGATGGTCGCGTTTTCCACCTGCTGGGCCAGTTGCAGTGCGACCCAGAGGGCGCCCGCCGACGAGATGCCGGCAAACAGGCCCTCCACGCGGGCCATGCGCCGCGCCATCTCCTCGGCGTCGCTCTGGCTCACGTAGATCAGCTCGTCGACCCAGGTGGGGTCGTAGATCTTCGGCAGATAGGCCTCTGGCCACTTGCGGATGCCGGGAATGCGCGAGCCCTCGTTCGGCTGGGCGCCGATCACGCGCACGTGCTTGTTCTTTTCCTTCAGGTAGCGCGAGACGCCGGTGATGGTGCCGGTGGTGCCCATCGCGCTCACGAAGTGGGTGATCTGCCCATGCGTGTCGCGCCAGATCTCCGGGCCCGTGGTCTCGTAGTGCACACGCGGGTTGTCGGCATTGGCGAATTGGTCGAGCACGCGCCCTTTGCCGTCGCGCTGCATCTGCTCGGCGAGGTCGCGCGCGTATTCCATGCCGCCCGAGCGCGGCGTGAGGATCAGCTCGGCGCCGAATGCCTTCATCGTCTGGGCCCGCTCGACGCTCAGGTCCTCCGGCATGATCAGCAGCATGCGGTAGCCGCGGATCGCCGCGGCCATGGCAAGCGCGATGCCGGTGTTGCCCGACGTGGCTTCGATCAGCGTGTCGCCCGGCTTGATGTCGCCACGCTCCTCGGCTCGGCGGATCATGCTGATGGCGGGCCGGTCCTTCACCGAGCCGGCCGGGTTGTTGCCCTCGAGCTTGCCCAGGATCACGTTGCCGCGCTGCTCGTTCTCCACGCCCGGCAAGCGCGCCAGGCGCACCAGCGGCGTACTGCCGATCGTGTCTTCGACGGTCCGGTATTCGATCTTGCGTGAGGCCATGGGCGCATTGTCGCCCACCCGGATTCCGCATGGGTCGCGTGCCATAATCCGGACCCTTCAGCGCGTACCCACGCCCTTGCCTCGGCCGGAGTGGCGAAATCGGTAGACGCAGCAGACTCAAAATCTGCCGGTGGCAACACCGTGCCGGTTCGATTCCGGCCTCCGGCACCAACGACGAACACACCGCGGTGTTTGCCGCCAGGACGCGATGCCTCCCATCCCACCCATCACCAAGTGGCTGCTGATCGTCAATGTCGCGGCATTCTTCCTCGACGATCTGCTCAGGCTGGCGGCCGGCATGTCGTTCGCCGGATGGTTCGCGCTGTGGCCGCTCGGGCACGGGTTCATGCCGTGGCAGGTCGTCACCTATGCCTTCCTGCACGGCGACCTGCTGCACCTGCTGTTCAACATGTTCGCGCTGTGGACCTTCGGCTCGGAGCTCGAAAGGCTGTGGGGCGAGCAGCGCTACATCCGCTTCTACGCCGCCAGCGTGCTGGCCGCCGCGCTTTCGCAGCTCGTCGTCACCACGCTCAGCGGCTCGCCGCTGCCGACGGTCGGTGCGTCGGGCGGCATCTACGGGTTGCTGCTGGGCTTCGGGATGATGTTCCCCAATCGGCAGATCATGCTGCTGATCCCCCCGATCCCGATGAAGGCCAAGGTGTACGTGCTCATCTTCGGCCTGCTGGAGCTGTACCTGGGCGCCACCCGCACCATGGACGGCGTGGCGCACTTCGCCCACCTGGGCGGCATGCTGGGCGCCTTCCTGATGATCCGCTACTGGCGTGGCCTGCCGCCCTTCCGGGGCGGACGCCGACGCTGAAACCCGCACGCAGCCGCGGGTACCTGAAAACGCTCATGCTGGAGACCTCCGCGCGGAGGTCACCATGCCGGGTCGGATGTCGTGGATAGCTCGCCGCATGCTGCCGGTGCTGCTGCTGGGGGCGGCGCTCGCCGCGTCGGCCGCGGGTGACTCCAGGCCAACCGCCCCCGACATCGATGCACAGACGCAGGCGCTGGCACGCGCCAACGCCGCCGTGGTGGGAGTGCGCACCGTGGCCGTCGAGGACGCCCGCTCCATCGACACGTTGGGGCGCGAGCGACAAGGCTCCGGCGTGGTCATCGATGCCGACGGCCTCGTCGTCACGATCGGCTACCTGATTCTCGAAGCGGACCATGTGGACCTCGTGCTGGAGCGCGACCGGGTCGTGCCGGCGCGCGTCGTGGCCTACGACCTCGCCTCGGGCTTCGGCCTGCTGCAGGCGCTGGCACCGTTGCGCCTGCCGCCGGCGGGACTGGGCAATCCCGCCGCGTTGTCGACCGACGAGCCGTTGATGATCGCGAGCGGCGGTGCCGACGGCGACCTGAGCATCGCCCGAATGGTGTCGCGGCGCGCGTTCTCCGGCTACTGGGAGTACCACATCGACGGCGCGCTGTTCACCACGCCGCCGCGCACCGACCACAGCGGCGCGGCGCTGTTCAACGCACACGGCGAGCTGATGGGCATCGGCTCCCTGGTGGTGCTGGACGCACTGGGACCGGGCCATCCGCGCATGGCCGGCAACATGTTCGTGCCGACCGACTTGTTGAAGCGCATCCTGCCGGACCTGCGCGAGCGCGGCGCGACGCGTACCAGCACGCGCGCATGGCTGGGGCTCAACAGCGTGGAGCTCGAAGGAGACGTGCGCGTCGTGCGCATCACGCGCGACAGCCCGGCTGAAGCGGCCGGCATGCAGCCGGGGGACAAGATCGTCAAGATCGACGGCATGCCGGTGAAGAGCCTCGAGGGCTTCTACAAGCGGCTTTGGCGCGACGCTCCACCGGAGCGCGAAGTGGAGCTGGTCATCACGCGCGGCGGCGACGAGCGCACGGTGAAGCTGCAGGCGCAGGATCGGATGAAGACGCTGCGCCGGGCCAAGGGAATCTAGCCGGCCAAGCCTTCGCGCACCGTCGGGTACC
The Piscinibacter sp. XHJ-5 DNA segment above includes these coding regions:
- the cysM gene encoding cysteine synthase CysM; its protein translation is MEYRTVEDTIGSTPLVRLARLPGVENEQRGNVILGKLEGNNPAGSVKDRPAISMIRRAEERGDIKPGDTLIEATSGNTGIALAMAAAIRGYRMLLIMPEDLSVERAQTMKAFGAELILTPRSGGMEYARDLAEQMQRDGKGRVLDQFANADNPRVHYETTGPEIWRDTHGQITHFVSAMGTTGTITGVSRYLKEKNKHVRVIGAQPNEGSRIPGIRKWPEAYLPKIYDPTWVDELIYVSQSDAEEMARRMARVEGLFAGISSAGALWVALQLAQQVENATIVFVVCDRGDRYLSTGVFPA
- a CDS encoding NUDIX hydrolase codes for the protein MSGGAYKFCPQCATALQMLSAQEDGGPKARLRCAACGWTHWNNPTPVLAAVIELADRDGQLLLARNAAWTGRMFGLITGFMEAGETPEGGIAREVAEETSLQVEALKLIGVYDFQRMNQVIIAYHALARGEIRLSPELAEYKLYAPDAVRCWPAGTGYALADWLRSRGHSPQFFELPPRPAA
- a CDS encoding rhomboid family intramembrane serine protease, translating into MPPIPPITKWLLIVNVAAFFLDDLLRLAAGMSFAGWFALWPLGHGFMPWQVVTYAFLHGDLLHLLFNMFALWTFGSELERLWGEQRYIRFYAASVLAAALSQLVVTTLSGSPLPTVGASGGIYGLLLGFGMMFPNRQIMLLIPPIPMKAKVYVLIFGLLELYLGATRTMDGVAHFAHLGGMLGAFLMIRYWRGLPPFRGGRRR
- a CDS encoding sulfurtransferase TusA family protein; the encoded protein is MDAHKEIDTRGLNCPLPILKAKKALAEMASGQVLKVVATDPGSMRDFQAFARQTGNELLEQSSSKDEFIHFLRRR
- a CDS encoding S1C family serine protease, with product MSWIARRMLPVLLLGAALAASAAGDSRPTAPDIDAQTQALARANAAVVGVRTVAVEDARSIDTLGRERQGSGVVIDADGLVVTIGYLILEADHVDLVLERDRVVPARVVAYDLASGFGLLQALAPLRLPPAGLGNPAALSTDEPLMIASGGADGDLSIARMVSRRAFSGYWEYHIDGALFTTPPRTDHSGAALFNAHGELMGIGSLVVLDALGPGHPRMAGNMFVPTDLLKRILPDLRERGATRTSTRAWLGLNSVELEGDVRVVRITRDSPAEAAGMQPGDKIVKIDGMPVKSLEGFYKRLWRDAPPEREVELVITRGGDERTVKLQAQDRMKTLRRAKGI